A stretch of the Neptunomonas phycophila genome encodes the following:
- the cobS gene encoding adenosylcobinamide-GDP ribazoletransferase, which produces MKPYLLAHVNAFLAATQFLTLLPVPVRLEWTLELQRRALLYYPAVGLVLGCLLVLAHAISTWAFSAHAVVLPAAVTLFVWVALTGALHLDGLADAADGWMGGLGDREKTLRIMKDPCVGVTGAVVLILVCLMKFAALANLMESGKCSHLCVALLVAPLLARVAVMCLLVTTPYVRAGGIASSWIEHITPSTILWPLVCAVIGALWLSPLALVISAAVLWMCRRVMLNRLQGTTGDTAGATIELIELAILLGMNTYIAQ; this is translated from the coding sequence ATGAAACCATATTTATTAGCACACGTTAATGCGTTTCTGGCTGCCACTCAGTTTTTAACATTACTGCCTGTTCCGGTGAGGTTAGAGTGGACTCTTGAACTACAAAGAAGAGCATTACTGTATTACCCAGCTGTTGGCTTAGTTCTAGGTTGTTTGCTGGTGTTAGCGCACGCTATATCAACCTGGGCCTTTTCTGCACACGCTGTCGTTTTGCCGGCAGCCGTGACCCTGTTTGTATGGGTTGCGCTAACAGGAGCCCTGCATCTAGATGGTTTAGCTGATGCTGCTGATGGCTGGATGGGAGGGCTAGGCGATCGAGAAAAGACGCTCAGGATCATGAAAGACCCTTGTGTTGGCGTAACTGGGGCTGTTGTTCTGATTTTAGTGTGCTTGATGAAGTTTGCGGCCTTGGCTAATTTAATGGAATCTGGCAAATGCTCGCACTTGTGTGTAGCGCTTTTAGTCGCCCCCTTGCTGGCTCGGGTCGCTGTCATGTGTTTGTTAGTGACAACGCCTTATGTCAGAGCCGGCGGTATAGCCAGCTCTTGGATTGAACATATAACGCCGTCGACCATACTGTGGCCTTTGGTATGTGCGGTTATAGGAGCTCTTTGGCTATCTCCGCTCGCGCTAGTGATAAGCGCAGCGGTGTTATGGATGTGCCGACGAGTCATGCTAAACCGATTGCAGGGCACGACAGGCGATACCGCCGGTGCCACCATTGAGCTGATCGAATTAGCTATCTTACTGGGTATGAATACCTACATCGCCCAGTAA
- a CDS encoding histidine phosphatase family protein — MSINSMVVEALRHGETTAGHCYLGVTDALLTPFGVSQMEEALHGLSAKDYDCVITSPLRRCADFAQEWAGLSCPVAINPNFQEFNFGDWDGLTAKKIMALWPGQLEQFWQNPLVFTPPNGETLSHFFKRVGRGLQSMQATADRRVLLITHGGVIKAIHCILHDKPASEMFAVEVKHASLHRLIG; from the coding sequence GTGAGTATTAATTCAATGGTTGTAGAGGCTTTGCGCCATGGTGAAACCACCGCAGGTCATTGTTATTTAGGCGTGACGGATGCATTGCTGACACCCTTCGGTGTTTCCCAAATGGAAGAAGCTCTGCATGGGCTTTCGGCAAAGGATTATGACTGTGTCATCACTTCGCCTTTGCGTCGCTGTGCTGACTTTGCTCAGGAATGGGCTGGTTTATCATGTCCTGTAGCAATAAATCCGAACTTCCAAGAGTTTAATTTCGGGGACTGGGATGGCCTGACGGCTAAAAAAATCATGGCATTATGGCCTGGACAATTAGAACAGTTTTGGCAAAACCCGCTTGTTTTTACGCCGCCCAACGGGGAAACGCTTAGTCATTTTTTTAAGCGAGTAGGTCGAGGGTTGCAATCGATGCAAGCAACAGCTGACCGCCGTGTTCTCTTGATTACGCATGGTGGAGTCATTAAAGCAATCCACTGCATACTCCACGATAAGCCTGCTAGTGAGATGTTCGCGGTGGAGGTTAAGCATGCCAGTTTGCACCGGCTAATTGGGTAA
- the cobT gene encoding nicotinate-nucleotide--dimethylbenzimidazole phosphoribosyltransferase has translation MVSTTLSWLTQASKSLSQQHLQLAQKRQAVLTKPAGSLGAFELLAIRLAAMQATQRPSANNISINIFAADHGIAAEGVSAFPQAVTAEMIKNFARGGAAICVAAKQNSANLHVWNLGTVAPVDCGAVVKNRIIAPQTANFAQSPAMSSDQLNSAMLVGVEATESACLPEGLFIGGEMGIANTSAATAIATVLLGCNVSDLVGPGTGLNADGVKHKASVIDLALKRHNLSGRDALQVLKSLGGFEIAALVGGYIRCAQLGIPVIVDGFICTVAALVAYRINPSVLDWFIFSHQSAEPGYQLLIKAFPNQVPLLDLGMRLGEGSGAAACIPLIRLACAWHNDMATFEEAAVSEQSEY, from the coding sequence ATGGTGTCCACTACATTGAGCTGGCTAACACAAGCCAGTAAGTCGTTAAGTCAGCAACATCTTCAGCTTGCCCAAAAGCGACAAGCAGTATTAACAAAACCAGCGGGTTCCTTAGGTGCGTTTGAATTATTAGCCATCCGATTAGCAGCGATGCAAGCGACTCAACGACCCTCTGCCAACAATATCTCTATCAATATTTTTGCTGCTGACCATGGAATTGCTGCCGAGGGTGTATCAGCTTTTCCGCAAGCGGTTACTGCCGAAATGATTAAAAACTTTGCTAGGGGCGGGGCGGCGATCTGTGTTGCAGCAAAACAAAATTCAGCTAATTTACACGTATGGAATCTAGGTACGGTTGCCCCTGTTGACTGCGGAGCTGTCGTAAAAAACCGCATTATTGCGCCGCAAACTGCGAATTTTGCGCAGTCACCAGCTATGAGTAGTGACCAACTAAACAGCGCAATGCTTGTCGGTGTAGAAGCTACCGAAAGTGCTTGTTTGCCTGAAGGCCTCTTTATCGGTGGTGAGATGGGAATAGCAAACACGAGTGCGGCAACAGCAATAGCGACGGTGTTACTTGGTTGCAACGTATCTGATTTAGTTGGCCCTGGAACCGGTTTGAATGCAGATGGTGTTAAGCATAAAGCATCTGTTATCGACCTAGCGCTTAAGCGTCACAACCTATCGGGTCGCGATGCATTGCAGGTTCTAAAATCCTTAGGAGGCTTCGAGATAGCAGCTTTGGTAGGAGGCTATATACGCTGTGCTCAACTAGGGATACCCGTTATTGTGGATGGCTTTATTTGTACAGTGGCGGCTTTAGTTGCGTATCGCATTAATCCTAGCGTTCTTGATTGGTTTATTTTCTCGCATCAATCGGCAGAGCCTGGTTATCAGCTACTGATTAAGGCCTTTCCCAACCAAGTACCTTTACTGGATTTAGGAATGAGACTAGGTGAAGGTAGTGGTGCAGCGGCTTGTATACCGCTCATCCGGTTAGCCTGCGCATGGCACAATGATATGGCAACATTTGAAGAAGCGGCTGTGTCAGAGCAAAGTGAGTATTAA
- the cobU gene encoding bifunctional adenosylcobinamide kinase/adenosylcobinamide-phosphate guanylyltransferase — translation MIHFILGGARSGKTSYAEMLAQQSKKPVVYLATAKAHDSEMQDRILHHQRSRPEHWTTREEPFDIDKVISDKSYSNHCILIDCLTLWVTNLLCDERDVSAYKARLLSALDETQTDVFVVSNETGMGVVPMGSLTRQFCDESGWLHQAVATKADKVTLMVAGIPMPVKQ, via the coding sequence ATGATTCATTTTATTCTGGGCGGCGCTAGATCTGGCAAAACTAGCTACGCTGAAATGCTAGCTCAGCAGAGCAAAAAACCTGTTGTCTATTTGGCCACTGCGAAAGCGCATGATAGTGAGATGCAGGATCGGATATTACATCATCAGCGCTCCCGACCTGAGCACTGGACAACAAGGGAAGAGCCGTTTGATATAGATAAGGTTATTTCTGATAAGTCCTATTCAAATCATTGTATTTTAATAGATTGTTTGACCTTGTGGGTGACGAACCTATTATGCGATGAGAGAGATGTGTCAGCTTACAAAGCTCGGTTATTGTCCGCATTAGATGAGACTCAAACAGATGTTTTTGTTGTGTCTAATGAAACAGGAATGGGGGTTGTGCCGATGGGAAGCCTAACACGTCAGTTTTGTGATGAATCAGGTTGGCTGCATCAGGCGGTAGCCACTAAAGCCGACAAGGTGACCCTGATGGTGGCAGGCATTCCTATGCCCGTTAAACAGTAA
- a CDS encoding cobyric acid synthase produces the protein MRQLFKNQSPTRQTLMVQGTTSDAGKSTLVAGLCRVLWRMDKSVVPFKPQNMALNSAVTEDGGEIGRAQAVQAQACGLAPHTDMNPVLLKPNSDTGAQVIIHGKAITNMEAAAYHDYKQVAMAAVLESHRRLEQHYDYVIVEGAGSPAEINLRANDIANMGFAETVDCPVIIIADIDKGGVFAHLVGTLALLSESEQARVAGFVINRFRGDIGLLQPGLDWLEKRTQKPVLGVLPYLHGFHLEAEDAVSIDQDVKGSLRILVPVLPHISNHTDFDPLRLHPDVELIYVAPDQTPPSADLVILPGSKSVRSDLAWLKKQGWDLYLLKHLRYGGKLVGICGGYQMLGKFIHDPKGIESEPGTSQGLALLDVETELLDQKQLTQRTGRLFSDDVRITGYEIHCGETHGLSMQRPFLSLKATQGDSFQPEGATSEDGQIVGTYLHGLFDSSEFVTHFLKWAGLKTVQSVDYETRKFQDLDRLADSLEAHLDVPSLMAIMHAKQVSA, from the coding sequence ATGAGACAGTTATTTAAAAACCAAAGTCCAACACGCCAAACGCTTATGGTTCAGGGCACAACCTCAGATGCAGGTAAAAGCACATTGGTGGCTGGGTTGTGTCGTGTACTGTGGCGAATGGATAAATCAGTAGTGCCATTTAAACCGCAGAACATGGCTTTAAACAGTGCAGTTACTGAAGATGGGGGCGAAATAGGTCGTGCCCAAGCCGTACAGGCTCAAGCTTGTGGTTTGGCACCACACACCGATATGAACCCGGTATTACTCAAGCCTAATAGTGATACTGGCGCTCAGGTGATTATCCACGGAAAAGCGATTACTAATATGGAAGCCGCTGCGTATCATGACTATAAACAAGTCGCTATGGCGGCTGTTCTTGAGTCGCATAGGCGCCTAGAGCAGCACTATGATTATGTCATTGTTGAAGGTGCAGGCTCGCCAGCTGAGATTAATCTGCGAGCCAATGACATTGCTAATATGGGGTTTGCTGAAACGGTAGACTGCCCCGTTATTATAATTGCTGATATTGATAAAGGCGGTGTGTTTGCACATTTAGTTGGGACATTGGCGCTCTTATCAGAATCAGAACAGGCGCGCGTGGCTGGTTTTGTTATTAATCGGTTTCGCGGTGATATAGGGTTGCTGCAACCGGGTTTAGATTGGTTAGAGAAAAGAACCCAAAAGCCGGTTTTGGGTGTGCTGCCATATCTGCATGGCTTTCATCTTGAGGCGGAAGACGCTGTTTCTATTGATCAGGATGTAAAAGGGAGCCTGCGAATTTTAGTGCCTGTGCTACCACATATAAGTAATCACACCGACTTTGATCCGTTGCGCTTACATCCCGATGTTGAGCTGATTTATGTCGCGCCTGATCAAACACCACCTTCAGCTGACCTAGTTATTTTACCGGGTTCAAAGTCCGTAAGAAGCGACCTTGCTTGGCTCAAAAAACAGGGCTGGGATCTGTATTTATTAAAACACCTACGTTACGGCGGTAAATTGGTTGGGATTTGTGGTGGCTATCAAATGTTAGGTAAGTTTATTCATGATCCAAAAGGAATAGAAAGTGAGCCAGGAACCTCGCAAGGGTTGGCTTTGTTGGATGTAGAAACTGAATTATTAGATCAAAAGCAGTTAACGCAAAGAACCGGACGTTTATTTAGTGATGATGTACGTATCACAGGATACGAAATCCATTGTGGAGAGACTCATGGCTTGTCTATGCAGCGTCCGTTTTTATCTTTAAAAGCGACGCAGGGCGATTCTTTTCAGCCCGAAGGGGCTACCTCAGAAGACGGTCAAATTGTGGGTACATACCTACACGGTTTGTTCGACTCATCTGAGTTTGTTACACACTTTCTAAAATGGGCGGGGCTGAAAACCGTGCAATCAGTTGATTATGAAACACGTAAATTTCAAGATTTGGACCGTTTGGCTGATAGTTTAGAAGCCCATTTAGACGTGCCGAGCTTGATGGCGATTATGCATGCAAAGCAGGTCAGTGCATGA
- the cobD gene encoding threonine-phosphate decarboxylase CobD yields MLDSVFHGGDIRRASQEFDIALCDWLDLSTGINPYTYPLPDAPTSVWRNLPYDDYSLLVAAKRYYNTEHILPVAGSQQAIEIIPRLFSNAQSALKVAVLSPSYAEHTEQWCRYGHDVWPVSLDELESKLDVWDLIVVVRPNNPTTEMIVRDRIERWRQTLQKRSGIVIVDEAFMDAEPHHASLTCIQPEMPEGLIVLRSIGKFFGLAGIRLGFVVANPAYLNRLQGERGLWAVSGPALWAGQSCLSDEIWQQEMRAHLNSQSILLSDLLERMHLPHARTPLFCYVPTASAEQIYRLLAQQGILTRLFEHIPAIRIGLPPNQAAAHRLEAALHDMTARI; encoded by the coding sequence ATGCTAGATAGTGTATTCCATGGCGGAGATATCAGGCGTGCTAGCCAAGAATTTGATATTGCGTTGTGCGACTGGCTAGATTTGTCGACGGGAATTAACCCTTACACATACCCACTGCCTGACGCACCTACATCGGTTTGGCGAAACTTACCTTATGATGATTATTCCTTGTTAGTTGCTGCTAAACGCTATTATAACACTGAGCATATTTTGCCCGTTGCTGGGAGCCAACAAGCGATTGAAATTATTCCGCGGCTTTTTTCAAACGCTCAATCTGCTTTAAAGGTCGCTGTTTTATCTCCTAGTTATGCTGAGCATACAGAGCAATGGTGCCGGTATGGGCATGATGTTTGGCCTGTGAGCCTTGATGAGTTGGAATCTAAACTCGATGTTTGGGATCTAATTGTGGTCGTTCGGCCTAATAATCCAACGACAGAAATGATTGTTCGTGACCGGATAGAGCGCTGGCGCCAAACACTACAGAAGCGCTCAGGCATAGTGATTGTTGATGAGGCATTCATGGATGCAGAGCCTCACCATGCCTCACTAACGTGTATACAGCCTGAGATGCCAGAGGGGCTAATTGTTTTAAGGTCTATCGGAAAGTTCTTTGGTTTGGCGGGTATACGTTTGGGGTTTGTGGTGGCAAATCCAGCGTATCTGAACCGTTTACAAGGTGAGCGTGGTTTGTGGGCAGTGTCTGGACCGGCGCTTTGGGCAGGGCAATCGTGTTTGTCTGACGAGATATGGCAGCAAGAAATGCGAGCGCATTTAAATTCCCAAAGCATTCTGTTATCAGATCTACTGGAACGCATGCATTTACCACACGCAAGAACACCGCTTTTTTGCTACGTACCTACCGCTTCAGCTGAACAGATTTATCGCTTGTTAGCCCAGCAAGGTATTTTGACTCGATTATTTGAACACATTCCGGCGATCAGGATTGGTCTGCCGCCCAACCAAGCAGCAGCGCATCGCCTTGAAGCCGCTTTGCATGACATGACTGCCAGAATATAG
- the cbiB gene encoding adenosylcobinamide-phosphate synthase CbiB produces the protein MIGVAIALGVCLDTLLGEPKRFHPLVGFGRLASRLEKRLNNQENTGLNRYSGIVAVCVMVIPFPWGIWLLIDSLRAQASLLNDICILVINAVVVYGAIGQKSLKEHILPIADALSSGDRELARRLTSRVVSRDPATMNIEVSATESALENGSDAIFGALFWAVLAGAPGAIVYRLVNTLDAMWGYKTDRFQTFGWCAARLDDALNYIPARLTALSYMLLAPQPSRAWRCWMQQAHLHASPNGGPVMSAGAGALGVQLGGPTCYHGHWVDKPFLGEGASPNAADIKRAIQLVTKTTGLWVVFIVMVDLLGLLLNGVPFSSALLGLLKC, from the coding sequence ATGATAGGAGTTGCCATTGCGTTAGGTGTTTGTCTCGATACGCTACTGGGTGAGCCTAAACGTTTTCACCCTTTGGTTGGGTTTGGGCGTTTAGCATCGCGCTTGGAAAAGCGACTTAATAATCAAGAAAATACAGGCCTAAACCGTTACAGCGGAATTGTAGCAGTGTGTGTAATGGTCATACCCTTTCCATGGGGGATTTGGCTATTAATAGACTCGTTAAGGGCTCAAGCCTCATTATTAAATGACATTTGCATATTGGTTATTAATGCCGTTGTTGTTTACGGTGCGATTGGTCAGAAAAGTCTTAAAGAGCATATTTTACCGATCGCGGATGCACTGAGTTCAGGTGATAGAGAGTTGGCCCGCCGCCTCACTTCGAGAGTCGTCAGCCGGGATCCTGCTACAATGAACATCGAAGTGTCGGCAACCGAATCCGCTTTAGAAAATGGTAGTGATGCGATTTTTGGTGCTTTATTTTGGGCGGTCTTAGCCGGAGCCCCCGGCGCTATAGTTTACCGATTAGTAAATACGCTCGATGCCATGTGGGGGTATAAAACGGATCGTTTTCAAACATTTGGCTGGTGTGCAGCTCGCCTTGATGATGCACTCAATTACATACCAGCACGATTAACCGCATTAAGCTACATGTTACTTGCTCCGCAGCCTTCTCGTGCATGGCGTTGTTGGATGCAACAAGCCCATCTCCATGCCAGCCCCAATGGCGGGCCTGTCATGAGTGCTGGCGCTGGAGCATTAGGCGTACAGTTGGGTGGGCCGACCTGTTATCACGGTCATTGGGTTGATAAACCATTTTTAGGTGAGGGCGCGTCGCCCAATGCGGCGGATATAAAGCGTGCTATTCAATTGGTAACAAAAACAACGGGGTTATGGGTTGTCTTTATAGTGATGGTTGATTTGCTAGGTTTACTCCTCAACGGGGTACCTTTTTCATCTGCTTTATTAGGGCTGTTGAAATGCTAG
- a CDS encoding cobyrinate a,c-diamide synthase translates to MAVVQCHALFISAPASGQGKTTVTAALARLHRNAGREVRVFKTGPDFIDPTILAHASGHPVYNLDLWLVGEERSKALLAEAAKEADIILIEGVMGLFDGDPSSADLAERFGIPVLAVIDASAMAQTFAALAHGIQTYRPSLPFAGVLANRVGSERHGEILKTAINDDERWYGAIPRDESIGLPSRHLGLHLSQEVSDLDERLTKAADHLSKTSAAILPPLTHFHYTDHNNLDTGYPLKDTVIAVARDSAFCFVYADNMRLLKQLGAQLVYFSPLEDAVVPEADALYLPGGYPELYAEQLSNNASMKASIHYFVSTNKPVIAECGGMLYLANSLTNKAGQRFDMLGIIPGEAVMQTRLVSLALQSVLLPEGLFRGHTYHHSNFTTALSPVALGECPNYRRTAESVFRQGNVLASYIHFYFPSSPAACVALFKR, encoded by the coding sequence ATGGCGGTAGTTCAGTGTCATGCATTGTTTATCAGTGCTCCAGCTTCTGGCCAAGGTAAAACAACCGTAACGGCAGCACTAGCGCGGTTGCACCGAAATGCGGGCAGGGAAGTAAGGGTCTTTAAAACAGGCCCAGACTTTATTGATCCGACAATATTAGCGCATGCCAGTGGACACCCCGTTTATAACCTAGATTTATGGCTGGTGGGTGAGGAGCGAAGCAAAGCTTTACTAGCGGAGGCGGCTAAGGAAGCTGACATCATACTCATTGAAGGAGTTATGGGGTTATTTGATGGTGACCCGTCAAGCGCCGATTTGGCAGAACGTTTTGGTATACCCGTTTTAGCGGTTATTGATGCATCAGCAATGGCGCAAACTTTTGCCGCACTTGCTCATGGCATACAAACGTATCGACCATCGCTTCCCTTTGCCGGTGTGTTAGCCAATCGGGTGGGTAGTGAGCGCCATGGTGAAATACTTAAAACGGCGATCAATGATGACGAACGTTGGTACGGTGCGATTCCGCGTGATGAATCAATCGGTTTGCCATCACGTCACTTAGGGCTTCATCTGAGTCAAGAGGTTAGTGATTTAGACGAGCGGCTGACAAAAGCGGCAGATCATTTGTCAAAAACGTCGGCAGCTATCTTACCTCCGCTCACTCACTTTCATTATACCGACCACAATAACCTAGATACCGGCTACCCTCTCAAAGACACCGTTATAGCGGTTGCTCGCGACAGCGCGTTTTGTTTTGTTTACGCTGACAATATGCGTTTGTTAAAACAGCTTGGGGCGCAACTGGTATATTTTTCGCCTTTGGAAGATGCTGTTGTTCCTGAAGCGGATGCTCTTTACTTGCCCGGCGGTTATCCAGAGTTGTATGCAGAGCAATTGAGCAATAACGCCTCAATGAAAGCATCCATTCATTATTTCGTGTCTACCAATAAACCGGTCATTGCTGAATGCGGTGGCATGTTGTACCTAGCTAATTCCTTAACAAATAAAGCCGGTCAGCGGTTTGATATGTTGGGTATTATTCCAGGCGAAGCGGTTATGCAGACGCGTTTGGTCAGTTTAGCTTTGCAATCGGTTTTGCTACCTGAAGGCCTCTTTCGCGGGCATACTTATCACCACTCAAACTTTACCACTGCATTATCGCCTGTTGCCTTGGGTGAGTGCCCTAATTATCGCCGAACGGCCGAATCTGTTTTTAGACAAGGTAATGTATTAGCCAGTTACATTCATTTTTATTTTCCGTCATCCCCCGCGGCCTGCGTTGCTCTATTTAAGCGATGA
- the cobO gene encoding cob(I)yrinic acid a,c-diamide adenosyltransferase, producing the protein MNENKPNNADAIDDKEARYKARMQRKKAVIDESIARADHDKGVCLVLTGNGKGKSSSGFGMVARALGHGMQVGVVQFIKGSYSTGEEAFFRRFDEVEYYVMGEGFTWETQDKTRDIEAASAAWAQAKTLLENDAISLVVLDELNIALKYKYVALDDVITAVQSRPRYQHVVITGRGAPQALIDVADTVTEMQVIKHAYQAGIKAQKGVEL; encoded by the coding sequence ATGAATGAAAACAAGCCTAATAATGCCGATGCGATTGATGACAAAGAGGCGCGTTATAAAGCCCGTATGCAGCGCAAAAAAGCGGTCATTGATGAATCCATTGCCCGTGCTGACCACGATAAAGGCGTCTGCCTAGTCTTGACTGGAAACGGTAAGGGTAAAAGTAGTTCTGGCTTTGGTATGGTGGCACGTGCATTGGGTCATGGAATGCAGGTGGGAGTCGTACAGTTTATAAAAGGCTCTTACAGCACAGGAGAGGAAGCGTTCTTTCGCCGCTTTGATGAAGTTGAATATTACGTCATGGGCGAAGGCTTTACGTGGGAAACGCAAGATAAAACACGTGATATAGAAGCCGCTTCAGCCGCTTGGGCGCAAGCAAAAACGCTGTTAGAAAATGATGCAATTTCGTTAGTTGTCCTAGATGAGTTAAATATTGCTTTAAAGTACAAGTATGTCGCATTGGATGATGTGATTACGGCTGTACAAAGCAGGCCTCGCTATCAACATGTTGTGATTACAGGAAGGGGAGCGCCGCAGGCGCTTATTGATGTGGCAGATACCGTGACAGAGATGCAAGTAATTAAACATGCTTATCAAGCGGGTATTAAAGCCCAAAAAGGGGTTGAACTCTGA